In bacterium, the genomic stretch AACGGCCTGATAGATTGGTTTTCCGGCTGTACCGGAAGGTTCGCCGTCATCGTTGTACCGGAAAATCGGCGATGCACCGAATCCGATATGATAAGCATAACAATTATGTGTAGCGTCAAAATATTTTTTTGAAATTCGGGTGATGAAAGCTTCGGCTTCTTCGGGCGAGGCTGCATGTGCGGCTGTAGCAATGAATTTCGATCCTTTAACTTTGATCTCAGATTGATTTTCGTCGTGGATCGTATAAAATTCGTCCGTCATCGTCCGTAACCGCAAACCGGCGTTTGATCGGAATTATTCTTCAATAAATATCTTGCCTTTATTGATCACGCCGAACGCTTTGCCTTTCATGATGTAACCGTTGTACGGCGTATTGACGCCTTTCGAGCAGGTGCGCGTGACATCGTACGTCCATGTTTTATCAGGGTCGATAATGGAAAGATTCGCCGGCGAACCGGGAGAGAGTTGAGGAATCGGAAGATTCAGAATTTTTCGCGGGGCAATGGCCATTTTTTCCAGCGCGCTATGAAGCGGAATGACGTTTTTGTGGACGAGGTCGTTGAATGTAATACCGATACAGGTTTCGAGGCCGGTGATACCAAATGACGCCTGATCGAATTCACACTCTTTGTCTTCAATGGTGTGCGGCGCGTGATCTGTCGCAATCACATCAATGGTGCCATCCTGCAGACCGCGTTTGATTTCTTCGATGTCTTTCGTTTCGCGCAACGGCGGATTCATTTTGGCAAATGTGTCATAATTTTCAACCGCCGCATCCGTCAATGTAAAATGATGCGGGCATACTTCACACGTCACATGAACGCCGCGTTTTTTCCCTTCGCGTACGAGGCGCACGGTGCCGCCGGTCGATATATGGGCGACATGAACATGCGAGCCGGTGTATTCCGCCAGCAGGATATCCCGCGCAACGACGACTTCTTCCGATAGATTCGGAATACCACGTAAACCCAATCGCGTGGATGTAAATCCCTCGTTCATCGATCCCTTATTGGACAACTGTTTATCTTCGGCATGTTCAATTACAGGAATGCGGTACATTTTGACATATTCCAGCGCGCGCCGCATAATTTCGGCATTGTATACCGGATCACCGTCATCGCTGACTCCGACGACGCCGGCTTCGACGAGATGGCCGATTTCCGCCAATTCTTTGCCTTCACGTTTTTTGGAAACGCAGCCGACCGGGTACACGTCGACCAAATGATTCTGCGCTTTGGTTTTGATAAAATGAACCGTATCGGCTGTGTCGATTGGCGGAGTCGTATTGGGCATGCAGGCTACGGCGGTAAAACCTCCGGCCATGGCCGCATTGCAGCCCGTAAGAATAGTTTCTTTATCTTCGCGGCCGGGCTCACGGAGGTGCACGTGCATATCGATCAGCCCGTGCGTGACGATTTTGCCTTGAAGATCGATAGTGTCCGTTACAGTTGCCGTTGTTTTTCCGATCGAATTGATCGTACCGTCGGCAATCAAAATATCCGTCACCTCGTCGCGCTTGTTAAGCAGATCAATTAATCGCGCATTTTTCAGCAGCAGTTTTTTTGGGAGCTCTTTTGCAAAAATTTCTCTGGCCATTATCA encodes the following:
- a CDS encoding dihydroorotase, with the protein product MAREIFAKELPKKLLLKNARLIDLLNKRDEVTDILIADGTINSIGKTTATVTDTIDLQGKIVTHGLIDMHVHLREPGREDKETILTGCNAAMAGGFTAVACMPNTTPPIDTADTVHFIKTKAQNHLVDVYPVGCVSKKREGKELAEIGHLVEAGVVGVSDDGDPVYNAEIMRRALEYVKMYRIPVIEHAEDKQLSNKGSMNEGFTSTRLGLRGIPNLSEEVVVARDILLAEYTGSHVHVAHISTGGTVRLVREGKKRGVHVTCEVCPHHFTLTDAAVENYDTFAKMNPPLRETKDIEEIKRGLQDGTIDVIATDHAPHTIEDKECEFDQASFGITGLETCIGITFNDLVHKNVIPLHSALEKMAIAPRKILNLPIPQLSPGSPANLSIIDPDKTWTYDVTRTCSKGVNTPYNGYIMKGKAFGVINKGKIFIEE